A stretch of Bacteroidota bacterium DNA encodes these proteins:
- a CDS encoding transglycosylase SLT domain-containing protein, whose protein sequence is MRYSKFSNLLILLIILSATSLLTAQSTDQIKQTFVCDGYNVVPSRFVSCTQLLNDWHQLPQVNFWQQIISNHPDSSVVNIAHSRTPILTVNTKQWKSQTEPRKAEVKCSIRNCFSLDSNTALNVTAGKGDFYDFVNAIDEVNAAIPIFKKYDTDPWYAQAILLIESPGKLAARSTAGAVGAFQLMPDVARSMGLRVNKKMDERKNFERSAAASAKFIRTYCMPLAKKVCQQNGIVFDRNDLWFKLLTMHIYNAGYGNVNAAVEKVCPQTGGKEFIKQLWITEAGQFKNQSQNYSQLVLACMSNFTKMMNTSDTVYEHTGDKFIYAYNQTTSKNTSLLEQGLKSYQQDLLSGKVNFEKFKEVFLFINGELASTNQLPQEVDGLTASELNMAALELMKNLKVTSAISLLHLNEKLYPQNASVYDTLSVAYARQGNKTLARKYELLAQKTKQTQP, encoded by the coding sequence ATGAGATATTCCAAATTTTCTAACCTTCTGATTCTGTTGATTATACTTAGCGCTACCAGTTTGCTTACTGCGCAAAGTACAGATCAGATAAAACAGACCTTTGTATGTGATGGCTACAACGTGGTGCCTTCACGCTTTGTAAGTTGTACACAATTACTAAATGATTGGCATCAACTACCACAGGTTAATTTCTGGCAACAAATAATCAGCAATCATCCTGATAGCAGTGTAGTTAATATTGCCCATTCGCGCACACCAATATTAACAGTAAATACGAAGCAATGGAAATCGCAAACAGAACCCCGTAAGGCCGAAGTTAAATGTAGTATACGCAATTGTTTTAGTCTAGACAGTAATACAGCTTTAAATGTAACAGCAGGCAAAGGCGATTTTTATGATTTTGTCAATGCAATAGATGAAGTAAACGCAGCTATTCCAATATTTAAAAAATATGATACCGACCCTTGGTATGCGCAGGCCATCTTATTAATTGAAAGTCCTGGAAAATTAGCTGCACGCAGCACTGCTGGCGCTGTTGGAGCATTTCAGTTAATGCCTGATGTTGCAAGATCAATGGGCTTACGCGTAAATAAAAAAATGGATGAACGCAAAAATTTTGAACGCTCAGCCGCTGCCTCTGCAAAATTTATCCGTACCTATTGTATGCCGCTTGCCAAAAAAGTTTGCCAACAAAATGGTATTGTATTCGATAGAAATGACTTATGGTTTAAGTTGCTAACCATGCATATTTACAATGCCGGCTATGGCAATGTAAATGCAGCTGTAGAAAAAGTATGTCCACAAACAGGAGGTAAAGAATTCATAAAACAACTTTGGATTACAGAGGCTGGTCAGTTTAAGAATCAATCGCAAAATTATTCGCAACTAGTGCTTGCTTGTATGTCAAATTTCACAAAAATGATGAACACTTCAGACACCGTTTACGAGCATACTGGCGACAAATTCATATACGCATATAACCAAACTACTTCTAAAAACACCTCACTGCTTGAGCAGGGATTAAAAAGCTATCAGCAAGACTTGTTATCTGGAAAAGTGAATTTCGAAAAATTCAAAGAAGTTTTTCTTTTTATTAATGGAGAATTGGCATCAACCAATCAATTGCCACAGGAAGTTGATGGCCTTACCGCCAGCGAATTAAATATGGCAGCGTTAGAATTAATGAAGAATCTTAAAGTTACTTCAGCCATCAGTTTACTTCATTTAAACGAAAAGTTATATCCTCAAAATGCCTCTGTATACGATACTCTATCAGTTGCTTATGCAAGGCAAGGAAACAAGACACTTGCGCGCAAGTATGAATTGCTTGCACAGAAAACGAAACAAACCCAACCTTAA
- a CDS encoding RecQ family ATP-dependent DNA helicase, with translation MQKTPHQILKQYWDYDNFRPLQEEIVDSVLQGNDTLALLPTGGGKSICFQVPALCNAGICLVVSPLIALMKDQVHNLKKRNINAVAVFSGMSYRELDLVLDNCVYGNTKFLYLSPERLQVDWVQERIAKMKVNLIAVDEAHCVSQWGYDFRPPYLKIAEIRKFHPKVPVLALTASATTEVQVDIMQKLAFKKENIFRKSFARANLNYMVFKEENKEKRAQNILQKVQGTSIIYVRNRRRTEQIASHFKSLGITSDFYHAGLKSIDRNKKQEAWISGKTRLIVATNAFGMGIDKPDVRTVIHFDIPDNLEAYYQEAGRAGRDEQKAYAVLLYNNRDINELANRPELNFPPIEKVQQVYNALFNFLSLPIGSGKDQTFSFDLLQFCKNYNFVPIHVSVVLNLLQLEGYISLSDQFYMASRIMIKIDGTALYNFQMLNKAMDEFIKTLLRSYEGLFDSYAPINENEIAQRCKISIDQVATKLNYLHKNGAIDYLPNTDDPQLTLLEERLPLDNISFSNEVYKFRKERYIKRIQAMANYTSSTSHCRNMLLLHYFEEKNLSRCGTCDFCLLQKQIGLNEAEFDKAGKKILAILQDEPKPLEHIHIQLSIMNIQKLVKLLNWLEESGIIKLQQGLYKAIH, from the coding sequence ATGCAAAAGACGCCTCATCAAATACTTAAGCAATATTGGGATTACGATAACTTCAGGCCACTGCAGGAAGAAATTGTTGATTCAGTGCTGCAAGGCAATGATACTTTGGCATTGCTGCCTACAGGAGGAGGAAAGTCAATCTGCTTTCAAGTACCCGCACTTTGCAATGCAGGCATATGTTTGGTGGTGTCGCCATTGATAGCGTTAATGAAAGATCAGGTTCATAATCTTAAAAAGCGAAATATAAATGCTGTTGCAGTTTTTTCAGGAATGAGCTATCGCGAATTGGATTTAGTATTAGATAATTGTGTATATGGAAATACGAAATTCCTCTACTTATCTCCCGAACGATTGCAGGTAGACTGGGTGCAAGAACGAATAGCAAAGATGAAAGTTAATCTTATTGCGGTAGACGAAGCTCATTGCGTTTCGCAATGGGGATATGATTTCAGGCCACCTTATTTGAAAATAGCAGAAATACGCAAGTTTCATCCAAAGGTACCGGTACTTGCGCTTACAGCATCTGCCACTACAGAAGTTCAAGTGGATATTATGCAAAAACTTGCTTTTAAAAAGGAAAATATATTTCGCAAAAGTTTTGCAAGAGCCAATCTTAACTACATGGTTTTTAAAGAAGAGAACAAAGAGAAAAGAGCGCAAAATATTTTACAAAAAGTTCAGGGCACCAGTATTATTTATGTTCGTAACCGCAGAAGAACTGAGCAGATTGCTTCGCATTTTAAATCGCTTGGAATAACCAGCGACTTCTATCATGCAGGTTTAAAAAGCATAGACCGCAATAAAAAGCAAGAGGCGTGGATTTCGGGAAAGACCAGATTAATAGTAGCTACCAATGCCTTTGGAATGGGCATAGACAAGCCGGATGTGCGCACGGTAATTCACTTTGACATACCTGATAATCTGGAAGCATATTATCAGGAAGCGGGACGAGCAGGCAGAGATGAGCAAAAAGCCTATGCGGTATTACTTTACAATAATCGCGATATTAATGAACTTGCAAATAGGCCCGAACTTAACTTCCCTCCTATTGAAAAAGTGCAACAAGTATATAATGCACTTTTCAACTTTTTATCATTGCCAATAGGTTCAGGCAAAGACCAAACCTTTTCGTTTGATCTTCTTCAATTTTGCAAAAACTATAATTTTGTTCCTATACATGTTAGTGTCGTTCTGAATTTATTACAGTTAGAAGGCTACATCAGCCTAAGCGATCAATTTTATATGGCATCGCGCATAATGATTAAAATAGATGGCACTGCACTTTACAATTTTCAGATGTTAAACAAAGCAATGGATGAATTCATAAAAACATTGCTACGCAGCTACGAAGGCCTTTTTGACTCCTACGCGCCTATTAATGAAAACGAAATTGCGCAGCGGTGCAAGATTTCGATAGACCAGGTGGCTACCAAATTGAACTACCTTCACAAAAACGGAGCTATCGACTATTTACCCAATACAGATGACCCTCAACTTACTTTGCTTGAGGAACGTTTGCCATTAGATAACATTTCCTTTTCGAATGAGGTGTACAAATTCAGAAAAGAGCGCTACATAAAACGGATACAAGCAATGGCAAACTATACCAGCAGTACTTCGCACTGCCGAAATATGTTGTTGCTCCATTATTTTGAAGAAAAAAATCTTTCGCGCTGCGGAACCTGCGATTTCTGCCTGTTGCAAAAGCAAATAGGATTAAATGAAGCTGAATTTGATAAAGCAGGAAAAAAAATATTGGCAATTCTGCAAGATGAACCCAAGCCACTGGAACATATACACATACAGTTATCTATTATGAATATACAAAAACTAGTTAAGCTGTTAAATTGGCTTGAAGAGTCTGGTATAATAAAATTACAACAAGGCTTGTATAAGGCAATCCACTAA
- a CDS encoding aspartate carbamoyltransferase catalytic subunit, whose amino-acid sequence MSQLSVKHLLGIKDLTRQDIELIFHTADNFKEVINRPIKKVPSLRDVTIANLFFENSTRTKLSFELAEKRLSADILNFAASSSSVSKGETLIDTVQNILSMKVDMIVMRHPKAGAPHFLSQHVDATIINAGDGAHEHPTQALLDAYSLREKFGKLEGKKIAIVGDILHSRVAMSNIYCLQKLGAEVRVCGMLTLMPRYIESLGVKVETDLEKTLNWCDAVNMLRIQLERQDTKYFPSLREYTALYGLNLERLQKLNKPITIMHPGPINRGVEVTSEVADHADSIILNQVENGVAIRMAVLYLLAGQV is encoded by the coding sequence ATGTCGCAATTATCAGTAAAGCATTTGTTGGGAATAAAAGATCTTACACGACAAGATATTGAGTTGATTTTTCACACGGCTGATAATTTTAAAGAAGTAATTAATCGTCCCATTAAGAAGGTTCCATCCTTGCGCGATGTGACCATTGCAAATCTTTTTTTTGAAAACAGCACACGTACAAAGCTGTCTTTCGAACTGGCCGAGAAAAGGCTAAGTGCCGATATTCTCAATTTTGCAGCATCTTCTTCATCGGTATCAAAAGGTGAAACACTTATAGATACGGTTCAAAATATTTTATCCATGAAAGTGGATATGATAGTTATGCGACATCCAAAAGCAGGTGCGCCCCATTTTTTAAGCCAGCACGTAGATGCCACCATTATTAATGCCGGTGATGGCGCTCATGAACATCCTACTCAGGCATTGCTTGATGCTTATAGCTTGCGCGAAAAATTCGGAAAACTTGAAGGGAAAAAAATTGCCATCGTGGGCGACATCCTGCATTCGCGTGTTGCCATGTCTAATATTTATTGTTTACAAAAATTAGGCGCAGAAGTGCGTGTTTGCGGCATGCTTACCCTGATGCCCCGCTATATAGAAAGCCTTGGAGTAAAGGTAGAAACCGATTTGGAAAAAACGTTGAATTGGTGCGATGCAGTAAACATGCTTCGTATTCAACTTGAGCGTCAGGATACTAAATACTTTCCTTCGTTGCGAGAATATACTGCCTTGTATGGTTTAAATTTAGAACGCCTTCAGAAATTGAATAAACCTATCACCATTATGCATCCGGGTCCAATTAATCGTGGTGTTGAAGTGACCAGTGAAGTTGCTGATCATGCCGATTCAATCATACTAAACCAGGTTGAAAATGGTGTGGCAATCCGCATGGCAGTGCTTTACCTATTAGCAGGTCAGGTTTAA
- the pyrR gene encoding bifunctional pyr operon transcriptional regulator/uracil phosphoribosyltransferase PyrR, translating to MQPLTILNSLQFDVTLKRLCYQLSENHLNFDDTVFIGIQPRGIYVCQRICALLKATNNNIQQGSLDITFYRDDFRRRDELATPAPTSINFAVENKKVILMDDVLYTGRTIRAALDALLDYGRPQKVELLVLVDRKYARHLPIAPDYTGIAIDTITSDKVKVRWSETEGIDEILIVK from the coding sequence ATGCAGCCATTAACCATACTTAACAGTTTACAATTTGATGTAACACTTAAAAGACTTTGCTATCAATTAAGCGAGAATCATTTAAATTTTGATGATACCGTGTTTATTGGCATACAGCCACGCGGAATCTACGTATGCCAACGCATATGCGCCTTACTTAAAGCAACCAATAACAACATACAGCAAGGCAGTTTGGATATTACCTTTTATCGCGATGATTTCAGAAGACGCGATGAGTTAGCAACTCCGGCACCTACCAGCATTAACTTTGCAGTTGAGAATAAAAAAGTAATATTGATGGACGATGTCTTGTACACAGGCCGCACCATTAGAGCTGCATTAGATGCATTGCTTGACTATGGGCGTCCACAAAAAGTGGAACTATTGGTGCTGGTTGACCGCAAATACGCCAGGCATTTGCCCATAGCACCCGACTATACAGGCATTGCCATTGACACCATTACTTCTGACAAGGTTAAAGTTAGGTGGTCAGAAACTGAAGGAATAGATGAAATATTAATTGTAAAATAG
- a CDS encoding TfoX/Sxy family protein: protein MAYNEKLADRVREIFAITHDHVIEKAMFGGLCFMVNDKMCVGVEKERLMLRINPDIYEELITKEGCIPMNFTGKVMRGYVFVNVEVLNTKPKLNYWVQLALDFNQIAKFSKKKKSPAKAIRK, encoded by the coding sequence ATGGCCTATAACGAAAAACTTGCTGACCGTGTGCGCGAAATATTCGCTATAACGCACGACCATGTAATAGAAAAAGCGATGTTCGGTGGATTATGCTTCATGGTAAACGATAAAATGTGTGTTGGTGTAGAGAAGGAAAGATTGATGCTACGCATCAATCCTGATATATATGAGGAATTAATTACCAAAGAAGGTTGCATACCAATGAATTTTACTGGCAAAGTTATGCGCGGCTATGTTTTTGTTAATGTAGAAGTATTAAACACAAAACCAAAATTGAATTATTGGGTTCAATTAGCTTTGGACTTCAACCAAATTGCAAAATTTTCAAAAAAAAAGAAATCGCCAGCAAAAGCTATTCGTAAGTAA
- a CDS encoding aminotransferase class III-fold pyridoxal phosphate-dependent enzyme produces MEQRKQIIIDELIEILEDASGIELRSADINTSLIELGLDSLFLTQVSLTLTKKYNTKITFRQLNEELSSINAIAGHIDSSLPATAYAEKLTSSGADAKQQQQPVATSFNMPAANFTPDAEGLEWLIQQQMQLMQQQLAVLSGQPIAASPTAQTITNTVNNSETKSTSINKTTTPVIEENEPAKPFGAIARIEKTYNNQLTEAQQQWFNELIKKYTTRTAKSKQFTQEHREQLADPRVVTGFKPYNKEITYQVVVNRSKGSRIWDIDGNEYVDILNGFGSNMFGHSPDFIVEAIGQQLDDGYEIGPQHPLAGEFASLFCELTGAERVAICNTGSEAVLGAMRMARTVTGRNLICAFNNSYHGINDEVIVRGTKKLKSLPAAAGITPEAVANILVLDYGTDESLKIIRERAHEFAAIMIEPVQSRMADFQPKEFVKELRTIADNAGCALIFDEVITGFRYAQGGAQELYGVKADIASYGKVCGGGMPIGAMAGKKKYMDALDGGHWQYGDSSVPEVGVTYFAGTFVRHPFALAAGVAALKHLKKHGPQLQQELNKKAATMVADLNAFCNEYQLPIGFSNFASLFKPKYKNEYPYSELLFHLWRLHGLHVIDGFPCFLTTAHTDDDVAFIIETFKKSVFELMAMDMIPHAKKSASMNGNTTAAIVDKPVANTPPVPTARLGKDQNGRPAWFVPDPARPGKYLMVEEKGA; encoded by the coding sequence ATGGAACAGCGAAAGCAAATTATTATTGACGAATTAATTGAAATACTTGAAGACGCTTCAGGCATTGAGTTGCGTAGCGCGGATATTAATACATCACTTATCGAATTAGGACTTGATTCACTTTTTCTAACACAAGTGTCGTTAACCCTCACTAAGAAATACAATACAAAAATTACGTTTCGTCAGTTAAATGAGGAGTTGTCGAGCATTAACGCCATAGCTGGCCATATAGATAGTTCTTTGCCCGCTACCGCGTATGCCGAAAAATTAACATCATCGGGTGCTGATGCAAAACAACAGCAACAGCCTGTTGCTACTTCTTTCAATATGCCTGCTGCAAATTTTACTCCTGATGCCGAGGGGCTTGAATGGTTGATTCAACAACAGATGCAATTGATGCAACAACAGTTGGCTGTGTTGAGCGGACAGCCTATTGCAGCATCACCCACAGCACAAACAATTACCAACACGGTTAACAATAGTGAAACCAAGTCGACTTCAATCAATAAAACAACAACACCTGTAATTGAAGAAAACGAACCTGCAAAACCTTTTGGTGCCATAGCCCGAATTGAAAAAACATACAACAACCAATTAACCGAGGCGCAACAACAATGGTTTAATGAGTTGATTAAAAAATATACTACGCGCACTGCTAAGTCAAAACAGTTTACACAGGAACACCGCGAGCAATTGGCAGACCCACGTGTAGTTACCGGCTTTAAACCATATAATAAGGAAATTACATATCAGGTTGTAGTTAACCGCAGTAAGGGATCGAGAATTTGGGACATTGATGGCAATGAGTATGTTGATATACTAAATGGATTTGGCAGTAATATGTTTGGCCATTCGCCCGATTTTATTGTAGAAGCAATAGGTCAGCAATTAGATGATGGCTATGAAATAGGGCCGCAACATCCACTTGCAGGTGAGTTTGCATCGTTGTTTTGTGAACTAACAGGAGCTGAGCGTGTTGCTATTTGCAACACGGGTAGCGAAGCAGTTTTAGGCGCAATGCGTATGGCACGCACCGTAACCGGACGTAATTTAATTTGTGCATTTAACAACTCCTATCATGGTATTAACGATGAGGTAATTGTACGCGGAACAAAAAAATTAAAATCCTTGCCGGCAGCAGCAGGTATAACACCCGAAGCAGTTGCCAATATTCTTGTATTGGATTATGGTACTGACGAAAGCTTGAAAATTATTCGTGAGCGCGCACATGAATTTGCAGCCATTATGATTGAGCCAGTGCAAAGCCGTATGGCCGATTTTCAACCAAAGGAGTTTGTCAAAGAACTTCGCACAATAGCCGACAATGCCGGGTGTGCACTTATTTTTGATGAGGTAATAACCGGATTCCGCTACGCACAAGGAGGTGCGCAGGAGTTGTATGGTGTTAAAGCTGATATTGCTTCTTATGGCAAAGTGTGTGGAGGGGGCATGCCTATTGGGGCTATGGCAGGAAAAAAGAAATACATGGATGCCCTTGATGGTGGGCATTGGCAGTATGGTGATAGCAGTGTGCCCGAAGTTGGTGTAACCTATTTTGCCGGAACATTTGTTAGGCACCCATTTGCATTGGCTGCCGGTGTTGCTGCGCTTAAACACCTTAAGAAACATGGTCCCCAGTTACAACAAGAATTAAATAAAAAGGCAGCAACCATGGTTGCAGATTTAAATGCATTTTGCAACGAGTATCAGTTGCCAATTGGATTTTCAAATTTTGCTTCGCTGTTCAAACCAAAATATAAAAATGAGTATCCATACAGCGAATTGCTTTTTCATTTGTGGCGATTACATGGGTTGCATGTTATAGATGGATTTCCTTGTTTTCTTACAACAGCCCACACGGATGATGATGTGGCTTTTATAATCGAAACTTTTAAAAAATCCGTATTCGAATTAATGGCTATGGATATGATACCACATGCCAAAAAGAGTGCATCCATGAATGGAAATACAACTGCTGCAATAGTTGATAAACCGGTAGCCAACACACCTCCGGTGCCAACAGCGCGACTAGGTAAAGACCAAAATGGCCGCCCGGCCTGGTTTGTTCCTGATCCTGCACGGCCAGGAAAGTACTTAATGGTGGAAGAGAAGGGAGCATAG
- a CDS encoding SusC/RagA family TonB-linked outer membrane protein gives MQKNLLKHLIACLILLGVSITLSSAQNVTLTGTIYDSNRQPLPGVSVVIEGTTKGTASDMNGGYAIKDVAPGTYTLVASFIGYNTQKLTVKAGGTSNPIANIVLTENTVMLNTAVAIGYGKTAKKDLTGSVTAITNKDFNKGNVVSPAQLIAGKIAGVNVTQGTGAPGSSARIRIRGGSSLNASNDPLIVIDGVPVDNNTLSGSADPLSMINSADIESMTVLKDASAAAIYGSRAANGVIIITTKRGSGNRLSVEFNSTNSIGRINKTIDVLTGDEYRAMLDTLGASSNDTLGNFKRRLLAGTANTDWQDEVYRQAFSSENNLSIAGGIKQLPYRINIGFLKQEGVLDRSLMDRFSGGINLSPTFFKDHLKVDVNAKYTVAEFFFANQGAIGSAVTFDPTQPVLADSTSELYNGYFEWLDNKKKPNVLAPRNPVGLINQREDNSSTNRLLGNVQLDYKMHFLPELRTNLNLGMDKSHGQGNVMVPATAASDFFSKGTSSEYVEDKSNQLLEFYFNYLKQIKAHKIDVTAGYSYQDWIRERPAFPRFTAAGDSVLAPAGIPFKTQNTLVSFYGRINYSLLQKYLVTVTVREDGSSRFSPENRWGTFPSVAFAWRAIDEFRPNNWLSDLKVRLGWGITGQQDILSDYPYIPNYSQGDSSSMYQFGNTYYNVLRPDGYDANIKWEQTETQNIGIDFGFIKNRIAISLDLYKKSTDDLLNTVPVPAGTNFTNNVLTNVGAIENKGIEVSINTIPITGKNIEWELNVNGTYNKNMITKLTTIDKDNDVGVLTGGIGGGTGNTIQVHTVGYSTNTFYVYKHKLDANGNPIQPLAVSGAKQDTVQFEDLNGDGQITSDDRYRYKNPEAPFFAGLTTRFTYKRISFAMGVRGAFGLYIYDNVNSQLGNKINLDASKNYINNVTSDYLTTNFKRPLYFSDYYIKNASYVRIDNISLSYDFSQLTKKFGLRAGVFVQNAAVFTKYKGLDPEVAGGIDNNVYPRPRIMGLNISLSL, from the coding sequence ATGCAAAAAAATTTACTCAAACATCTAATCGCGTGCCTAATTTTGCTTGGTGTATCAATTACACTAAGCAGTGCGCAAAATGTAACATTAACGGGTACCATTTACGATAGCAACCGGCAGCCATTACCTGGTGTTAGTGTGGTAATAGAAGGTACAACCAAAGGCACAGCCAGTGATATGAATGGTGGGTATGCCATAAAAGATGTTGCTCCGGGCACCTACACGTTAGTAGCCTCTTTTATAGGTTACAATACCCAAAAGCTAACTGTAAAGGCAGGAGGAACAAGCAATCCGATAGCTAATATTGTACTTACCGAAAACACAGTAATGTTAAATACTGCCGTAGCCATTGGCTACGGGAAAACCGCAAAAAAGGATTTGACAGGGTCAGTTACTGCCATTACCAACAAAGACTTTAATAAAGGTAATGTGGTCAGTCCCGCGCAATTAATTGCAGGAAAAATTGCCGGAGTAAATGTAACACAAGGTACGGGTGCTCCGGGTTCTTCAGCCCGTATCAGAATTCGTGGTGGCAGCTCGCTTAACGCAAGTAACGATCCGCTCATTGTAATAGATGGTGTTCCGGTAGACAACAATACGCTGTCAGGTAGTGCCGATCCGTTAAGTATGATTAACTCGGCCGATATAGAATCTATGACGGTATTGAAAGATGCATCGGCTGCAGCAATATATGGCTCGCGAGCTGCAAATGGAGTAATTATTATTACCACTAAAAGAGGTTCAGGAAACCGCTTGAGTGTAGAATTTAATTCGACCAATTCAATAGGTAGAATAAACAAGACCATTGATGTGCTTACCGGTGATGAATACAGAGCGATGCTAGATACGCTGGGAGCAAGTTCCAATGACACGCTTGGGAATTTTAAACGCAGATTGTTGGCAGGTACTGCCAACACGGATTGGCAGGATGAAGTTTACAGGCAAGCTTTCAGCAGCGAGAATAATTTATCGATAGCAGGAGGAATAAAACAATTGCCTTACCGGATAAATATTGGATTTTTAAAACAAGAAGGTGTATTAGATCGTTCTTTAATGGATCGGTTTTCAGGAGGAATTAATTTATCACCAACTTTTTTTAAAGACCATTTGAAAGTGGATGTAAATGCAAAGTATACGGTAGCAGAATTTTTCTTTGCCAATCAGGGGGCAATAGGGTCGGCAGTTACCTTCGACCCAACACAACCCGTTTTGGCTGATAGCACCTCAGAGTTATACAACGGATATTTTGAGTGGCTTGATAATAAGAAAAAGCCAAACGTGCTTGCCCCGCGTAATCCAGTAGGTCTTATTAATCAGCGTGAGGATAATAGCTCAACCAATCGTTTGCTTGGTAACGTGCAGTTGGATTATAAAATGCATTTTCTTCCTGAGTTAAGAACAAACCTCAATTTGGGAATGGACAAATCGCATGGCCAGGGCAATGTAATGGTGCCGGCTACGGCTGCATCTGATTTCTTCTCCAAAGGAACATCGAGCGAATATGTTGAAGACAAGTCTAACCAACTACTCGAATTTTATTTTAATTACTTAAAGCAAATAAAAGCACATAAGATAGATGTTACAGCCGGTTACAGTTATCAGGATTGGATTAGGGAGCGCCCCGCTTTCCCACGTTTTACGGCTGCCGGTGATTCTGTATTAGCACCAGCAGGCATACCATTTAAAACCCAAAACACCCTGGTTTCTTTTTATGGCAGAATTAATTATTCCTTGTTGCAAAAATATTTAGTAACGGTAACTGTACGCGAAGATGGATCTTCGCGCTTTAGCCCCGAAAATCGCTGGGGTACTTTTCCTTCGGTAGCATTTGCATGGCGCGCCATTGACGAGTTTAGGCCAAACAATTGGTTGTCTGATTTAAAGGTTCGTTTAGGATGGGGTATAACCGGTCAGCAGGATATTCTTTCTGATTATCCCTATATTCCTAATTACAGTCAGGGCGACTCTTCCAGTATGTATCAGTTTGGCAATACTTATTACAATGTATTGCGCCCCGATGGCTATGATGCAAATATTAAATGGGAACAAACAGAAACGCAAAACATTGGAATTGATTTCGGATTTATAAAAAACAGAATTGCCATTAGTCTTGATTTATATAAGAAGAGTACCGATGATCTTTTAAATACGGTACCGGTACCTGCCGGTACTAATTTTACTAATAATGTGCTTACTAATGTTGGAGCTATTGAAAACAAAGGGATTGAAGTAAGCATCAATACCATCCCAATAACCGGAAAAAATATCGAATGGGAGCTCAACGTTAATGGTACTTATAACAAGAACATGATTACGAAACTAACTACCATTGATAAGGATAACGATGTTGGTGTGCTCACCGGTGGCATAGGAGGAGGCACGGGCAATACCATTCAAGTGCATACAGTAGGATATAGTACCAATACCTTTTATGTATACAAACATAAACTGGATGCAAATGGAAATCCGATACAGCCTTTGGCAGTATCAGGAGCCAAACAGGATACCGTGCAGTTTGAAGATTTAAATGGCGATGGACAAATAACCAGCGATGATAGATATAGGTACAAAAACCCCGAAGCACCATTCTTTGCTGGGTTAACTACACGATTTACGTATAAAAGAATTTCTTTTGCAATGGGAGTGCGAGGTGCATTTGGGTTGTACATATATGATAATGTAAACTCACAATTGGGTAATAAGATCAATCTGGATGCTAGCAAGAATTATATTAATAATGTTACTTCAGATTATTTGACCACTAACTTTAAGCGACCACTATACTTTAGCGATTATTATATTAAAAATGCTTCGTATGTGCGTATAGATAATATTTCGCTCTCATATGATTTTTCTCAGCTGACCAAAAAATTTGGTTTGCGTGCAGGAGTTTTCGTGCAAAATGCTGCCGTATTTACCAAGTATAAAGGCTTGGATCCGGAAGTGGCCGGAGGTATAGATAATAATGTTTATCCACGTCCACGCATTATGGGTCTTAATATTTCGCTCTCACTTTAA